From a single Nocardioides sp. dk884 genomic region:
- a CDS encoding UvrD-helicase domain-containing protein, translating into MQSVRPTGEQPAAAVTSFEVTGELPGVGTTLLEASAGTGKTFTVGALVTRYVAEGVAALEEMLIITFGRAASQELRERVRDQLVEAERALADPASADRDNAVVAHLLAAGEAERSEMRRRLRDALASFDTATIATTHQFCQMVLRSLGVAGDTDSGAQLVDNLDDLVVEVVDDLYLQRFGHLRERPPFDRACALSLGRRAVGDPQAVLAPASDPASAAGARVGFAQAVREEVDRRKRRRGILSYDDLLTRLAAALEDDDAPARARMRERWRIVLVDEFQDTDPVQWQVLERAFSGHARMVLIGDPKQAIYAFRGGDVVTYLAAARTATTQATLATNWRTDADLVERLQVVLGGAALGHPEIVVRDVAAHHPWPDRETPRLRGAPSPASFRLRRLPRDGFRLKRGLIGAADAREAIAEDCAADIAALLASGATWCEEPLQARQVAVLVGVRDHGLLVQRALARRGVPAVLAGGGHVFSTPAAGEWLALLEALEQPHRSGLVRAAALTSFFGHTTAELDEGGERLTGRVADTLRGWALLLRGRGVAALVEAAEERGLSARVLGAVDGERLLTDLRHLAQLMHELATREQLGLTALLGWFREEQRRTTATERPRRLDSDAAAVQIVTIHGSKGLQYPVTYLPFAYQSFEFDTEVALFHDDAGRRTLDVSGSGPGWEANLARHRAEEGGEELRDLYVALTRAQGQVVTWWAPTFNTRIGGLHRLLFGRRPGVAEVPDAQDVRDDEYAARVLSMLEELGGPVAEVAEPVEATGPAAGPRAGDLAVRRFARVVDADWRRTSYSGLIRIEEEQARAGHGEVASEPEVTGLEDEPPAPEPGPAGLAAGLAAGSPAILEAAASVPSPMADLPAGAGFGSLVHAVLEHTDPEAPDLRAELRRHVAEQLIWWPAEVGAEALAEALVPLHETPFGPLAPGWTLGRVPLRDRLRELEFELPLAGGDVRAGARREVLLRDLAPLLRRHLPTGDPLAPYADRLETPPLGEQPLRGYLSGSVDAVLRLQTEEGPRFVVVDYKTNMLGDPSRPLTAADYAPPLLAEAMLHSHYPLQAMLYCVVAHRYLRWRLPGYDPEVHLAGVLYLYVRGMCGPDTPTVDGCPSGVFGWRPPAALVTALSDLLDGVHERES; encoded by the coding sequence GTGCAGTCCGTCCGACCGACCGGAGAGCAGCCGGCCGCGGCCGTGACCTCCTTCGAGGTGACCGGCGAGCTGCCGGGCGTCGGCACCACGCTGCTCGAGGCGAGCGCCGGCACCGGCAAGACCTTCACCGTCGGTGCGCTGGTGACCCGCTACGTCGCCGAGGGGGTGGCGGCGCTGGAGGAGATGCTCATCATCACCTTCGGCCGCGCCGCCAGCCAGGAGCTGCGCGAGCGGGTGCGCGACCAGCTCGTCGAGGCCGAGCGGGCGCTCGCCGACCCGGCGTCGGCCGACCGTGACAACGCGGTGGTGGCCCACCTGCTGGCGGCCGGGGAGGCCGAGCGGAGCGAGATGCGCCGCCGGCTGCGCGACGCGCTCGCGTCCTTCGACACCGCCACCATCGCGACCACCCACCAGTTCTGCCAGATGGTGCTGCGGTCCCTGGGCGTCGCCGGCGACACCGACTCGGGTGCGCAGCTGGTGGACAACCTCGACGACCTGGTCGTGGAGGTCGTCGACGACCTCTACCTCCAGCGCTTCGGCCACCTGCGCGAGCGCCCGCCGTTCGACCGCGCCTGCGCGTTGTCCCTGGGGCGCCGCGCCGTCGGCGACCCGCAGGCGGTGCTCGCGCCCGCGAGCGACCCGGCCAGTGCCGCCGGTGCCCGGGTCGGCTTCGCCCAGGCCGTGCGCGAGGAGGTCGACCGGCGCAAGCGGCGCCGCGGCATCCTCAGCTACGACGACCTGCTCACCCGTCTCGCCGCGGCGCTCGAGGACGACGACGCCCCGGCCCGGGCGCGGATGCGCGAGCGCTGGCGCATCGTGCTGGTCGATGAGTTCCAAGACACCGACCCGGTGCAGTGGCAGGTGCTGGAGCGCGCGTTCAGCGGCCACGCCCGGATGGTGCTCATCGGCGACCCCAAGCAGGCGATCTACGCCTTCCGCGGCGGTGACGTGGTCACCTATCTCGCGGCCGCCCGCACCGCCACCACCCAGGCGACCCTCGCCACCAACTGGCGCACCGACGCCGACCTGGTCGAGCGGCTCCAGGTCGTGCTGGGCGGCGCGGCGCTGGGCCACCCCGAGATCGTGGTCCGTGACGTCGCCGCCCACCACCCCTGGCCCGACCGCGAGACGCCCCGGCTGCGCGGCGCGCCGTCCCCGGCGTCGTTCCGGCTGCGCCGGCTCCCACGCGACGGCTTCCGGCTCAAGCGCGGGCTGATCGGGGCCGCCGACGCCCGCGAGGCGATCGCGGAGGACTGTGCGGCCGACATCGCCGCGCTGCTCGCCTCCGGGGCGACCTGGTGCGAGGAGCCGCTGCAGGCCCGGCAGGTGGCGGTGCTCGTGGGCGTGCGCGACCACGGCCTGCTCGTGCAGCGTGCGCTCGCGCGCCGCGGCGTACCCGCCGTGCTCGCCGGGGGCGGCCACGTCTTCTCCACCCCCGCCGCCGGGGAGTGGCTGGCGCTGCTGGAGGCGCTGGAGCAGCCGCACCGCTCCGGGCTGGTCCGCGCCGCCGCGCTCACCAGCTTCTTCGGCCACACCACCGCCGAGCTCGACGAGGGCGGCGAGCGGCTCACCGGCCGGGTCGCGGACACCCTGCGCGGCTGGGCGCTGCTGCTGCGCGGGCGCGGCGTGGCCGCCCTGGTCGAGGCGGCCGAGGAGCGCGGTCTGAGCGCCCGAGTGCTGGGCGCCGTCGACGGCGAGCGGCTGCTGACCGACCTGCGTCACCTCGCCCAGCTGATGCACGAGCTCGCCACCCGCGAGCAGCTCGGACTCACCGCCCTGCTCGGCTGGTTCCGCGAGGAGCAGCGCCGCACCACCGCCACCGAGCGCCCGCGCCGCCTCGACTCCGACGCCGCGGCGGTGCAGATCGTCACCATCCACGGCAGCAAGGGCCTGCAGTACCCCGTCACCTATCTGCCCTTCGCCTACCAGAGCTTCGAGTTCGACACCGAGGTCGCGCTCTTCCACGACGACGCCGGGCGCCGCACGCTCGACGTCAGCGGTTCCGGGCCCGGGTGGGAGGCCAACCTCGCCCGGCACCGCGCCGAGGAGGGCGGGGAGGAGCTGCGCGACCTCTACGTCGCGCTCACCCGCGCCCAGGGCCAGGTCGTCACCTGGTGGGCGCCGACCTTCAACACCCGCATCGGCGGCCTCCATCGGCTGCTGTTCGGGCGCCGGCCCGGCGTCGCGGAGGTCCCCGACGCCCAGGACGTGCGCGACGACGAGTACGCCGCCCGGGTGCTGTCCATGCTCGAGGAGCTCGGCGGCCCGGTCGCCGAGGTCGCCGAGCCGGTCGAGGCGACCGGCCCGGCCGCCGGCCCGCGCGCCGGCGACCTCGCGGTACGCCGCTTCGCGCGGGTCGTCGACGCCGACTGGCGCCGCACGTCGTACTCCGGGCTGATCCGGATCGAGGAGGAGCAGGCCCGCGCCGGGCACGGCGAGGTCGCCAGCGAGCCCGAGGTCACCGGCCTGGAGGACGAGCCGCCCGCGCCCGAGCCCGGACCCGCCGGGCTGGCTGCCGGTCTGGCCGCAGGCTCGCCCGCGATCCTCGAGGCCGCTGCCTCGGTGCCGTCCCCGATGGCCGACCTGCCCGCCGGCGCCGGGTTCGGCAGCCTGGTCCACGCGGTCCTCGAGCACACCGATCCCGAGGCCCCCGACCTGCGCGCCGAGCTGCGGCGCCACGTCGCCGAGCAGCTGATCTGGTGGCCGGCCGAGGTGGGCGCCGAGGCGCTCGCGGAGGCACTGGTGCCGCTCCACGAGACGCCGTTCGGCCCGCTCGCGCCCGGCTGGACGCTGGGTCGGGTGCCGCTGCGCGACCGGCTGCGCGAGCTGGAGTTCGAGCTCCCGCTGGCCGGCGGTGACGTGCGTGCGGGTGCCCGCCGCGAGGTGCTGCTGCGCGACCTCGCCCCGCTGCTGCGCCGCCACCTGCCCACCGGCGACCCGCTGGCGCCGTACGCCGACCGGCTGGAGACGCCGCCGTTGGGCGAGCAGCCGTTGCGCGGCTATCTCTCCGGCTCGGTCGACGCCGTGCTGCGGCTGCAGACCGAGGAGGGCCCGCGGTTCGTGGTCGTCGACTACAAGACCAACATGCTCGGCGACCCCTCGCGCCCGCTCACCGCGGCCGACTACGCGCCGCCGCTGCTCGCCGAGGCGATGCTGCACTCGCACTACCCGCTCCAGGCGATGCTCTACTGCGTGGTGGCGCACCGCTACCTGCGCTGGCGGCTGCCCGGCTACGACCCCGAGGTGCACCTGGCCGGGGTGCTCTACCTCTACGTCCGCGGCATGTGCGGCCCGGACACCCCGACCGTCGACGGCTGCCCGTCGGGTGTCTTCGGCTGGCGTCCGCCCGCGGCACTGGTCACCGCCCTGTCCGACCTGCTCGACGGTGTGCACGAGAGGGAGTCATGA
- the recD gene encoding exodeoxyribonuclease V subunit alpha has protein sequence MIERFEVEDRFDARLAIGAAGLLRTFNHAGVITAADVHVATRLGELTGTVDEEVRLALALAVRAARHGSVCVDLAAVAALAAPDPDEVASAGEPDPLPWPEVEGWLARVAASPAAAASVVQVEHGQLYLDRYWREEGQVRDDLLTRAAAVAPSVDPARLEATAARLFPGEGYAEQRAAALAAARQWTTVLTGGPGTGKTTTVAGLLALLTDQAEASGRRLRIALTAPTGKAAARLQQAVEEAQRSERFTDDDRIRLAELGASTLHRLLGWVPESSTRFRHHRGNKLPHDVVVVDETSMLSLTMMARLLESVRPDARLVLVGDPDQLASVEAGAVLSDLVQGLAGTAPDAVAALRTTHRFGGSIGALAQALRAGDADEVLTLLTSGADDVELIDPDDPDATDQLRGLLVQHALAVREAALAGDAEAAVAATDDHRLLCAHRDGPWGVNHWNRQVERWLGEATGQPVGAVWGQEWYAGRPLLVTANDYGLGLFNGDTGVVVREDDELRAVVAGVGEHLRFATSRLSDVDTLHAMTVHKSQGSQAREVTVLLPPEDSPLLTRELFYTAVTRAQERVRVVGSQAAVRAAVAHRVQRATGLRQRLRAATQVRGAEV, from the coding sequence ATGATCGAACGCTTCGAGGTGGAGGACCGCTTCGACGCCCGGCTGGCGATCGGCGCCGCCGGGCTGTTGCGGACCTTCAACCACGCCGGCGTGATCACTGCGGCCGACGTCCACGTCGCGACCCGGCTCGGCGAGCTGACCGGCACCGTCGACGAGGAGGTGCGCCTCGCGCTGGCGCTCGCGGTGCGCGCGGCCCGCCACGGCTCGGTCTGCGTCGACCTCGCCGCGGTGGCCGCACTGGCGGCGCCCGACCCCGACGAGGTCGCCAGCGCGGGCGAGCCCGACCCGCTCCCGTGGCCCGAGGTCGAGGGCTGGCTCGCACGGGTGGCGGCGAGTCCCGCGGCCGCCGCCTCGGTGGTGCAGGTCGAGCACGGCCAGCTCTACCTCGACCGCTACTGGCGTGAGGAGGGTCAGGTCCGCGACGACCTGCTGACCCGCGCCGCGGCGGTCGCTCCGTCGGTCGACCCCGCCCGGCTCGAGGCCACCGCCGCCCGGCTCTTCCCCGGCGAGGGGTACGCCGAGCAGCGCGCCGCCGCGCTCGCCGCCGCGCGCCAGTGGACCACCGTGCTCACCGGCGGACCCGGCACCGGCAAGACCACCACGGTCGCGGGCCTGCTGGCCCTGCTGACCGACCAGGCCGAGGCGAGCGGGCGGCGGCTGCGGATCGCGCTGACCGCCCCCACCGGCAAGGCGGCCGCCCGCCTGCAGCAGGCGGTGGAGGAGGCGCAGCGCTCGGAGCGCTTCACCGACGACGACCGGATCCGCCTCGCCGAGCTCGGCGCCTCCACGCTGCACCGGCTGCTGGGCTGGGTGCCGGAGTCCAGCACGCGCTTTCGCCACCACCGCGGCAACAAGCTGCCCCACGACGTCGTCGTGGTCGACGAGACCTCGATGCTGTCGCTGACGATGATGGCCCGGCTGCTGGAGTCGGTGCGCCCCGATGCCCGGCTGGTGCTGGTCGGCGACCCCGACCAGCTCGCCTCGGTCGAGGCCGGCGCGGTGCTCTCCGACCTCGTGCAGGGCCTGGCCGGCACCGCCCCGGACGCCGTCGCCGCGCTGCGCACCACCCACCGCTTCGGGGGCAGCATCGGGGCGCTCGCCCAGGCGCTGCGCGCCGGCGACGCCGACGAGGTGCTCACGCTGCTGACCTCCGGTGCCGACGACGTCGAGCTGATCGACCCCGACGATCCCGACGCGACCGACCAGCTGCGCGGCCTGCTCGTCCAGCATGCCCTGGCCGTGCGCGAGGCCGCCCTCGCCGGCGACGCGGAGGCGGCGGTCGCCGCCACCGACGACCACCGGCTGCTGTGCGCCCACCGCGACGGCCCCTGGGGGGTCAACCACTGGAACCGCCAGGTCGAGCGGTGGCTCGGGGAGGCGACCGGCCAGCCGGTCGGCGCCGTGTGGGGCCAGGAGTGGTACGCCGGGCGCCCGCTGCTGGTGACCGCCAACGACTACGGCCTCGGGCTGTTCAACGGCGACACCGGCGTGGTGGTCCGCGAGGACGACGAGCTGCGCGCGGTGGTGGCCGGGGTCGGTGAGCACCTCCGCTTCGCGACCTCCCGGCTCTCCGACGTCGACACCCTGCACGCGATGACGGTCCACAAGAGCCAGGGCAGCCAGGCGCGCGAGGTCACCGTCCTGCTGCCGCCGGAGGACTCCCCGCTGCTGACCCGCGAGCTCTTCTACACCGCCGTGACCCGCGCCCAGGAGCGGGTGCGGGTGGTCGGCTCGCAGGCCGCCGTACGGGCCGCGGTCGCCCACCGGGTGCAGCGCGCGACCGGGCTGCGCCAGCGGCTGCGCGCCGCGACCCAGGTGCGCGGCGCGGAGGTGTGA
- a CDS encoding ACT domain-containing protein yields MLRVELPDVPGSLGRLASAIGEAGGDIEAIEIVEKRHEGVAVDDVLLETAPGTMPDSIVSACNGLDGVRVVWISRYAAGGNLFLDLEAVEELTADPVRALDRLIDLLPITFRADWAARVSRESGVVYATQAAPSDLAWQQLGKAARLETDDDNVHCGARLNKHEMVLIGRRGGPEFLDSELARLGHLVALAMSISRAG; encoded by the coding sequence CTGCTGCGCGTCGAGCTGCCCGACGTCCCCGGATCGCTCGGTCGGCTGGCGAGCGCGATCGGTGAGGCCGGCGGCGACATCGAGGCCATCGAGATCGTCGAGAAGCGCCACGAGGGGGTCGCGGTCGACGACGTGCTGCTCGAGACCGCGCCGGGCACGATGCCCGACTCGATCGTCTCGGCCTGCAACGGCCTCGACGGCGTCCGGGTGGTGTGGATCAGCCGGTACGCCGCGGGCGGCAACCTGTTCCTCGACCTCGAGGCCGTCGAGGAGCTGACCGCCGACCCCGTCCGCGCGCTCGACCGGCTCATCGACCTGCTGCCGATCACCTTCCGCGCCGACTGGGCCGCGCGGGTGAGCCGCGAGAGCGGCGTCGTCTACGCGACGCAGGCGGCGCCCAGCGACCTGGCCTGGCAGCAGCTCGGCAAGGCCGCGCGCCTGGAGACCGACGACGACAACGTGCACTGCGGGGCCCGGCTCAACAAGCACGAGATGGTCCTGATCGGGCGCCGCGGCGGCCCGGAGTTCCTCGACTCCGAGCTGGCCCGCCTGGGGCACCTGGTCGCGCTGGCGATGTCGATCTCGCGCGCCGGCTGA
- a CDS encoding MFS transporter translates to MRSAAPVRPGAVVVVLAIAGITAALMQTLVIPLIQDLPRILDTSASNASWVITATLLTSAVATPISGRLGDMFGKRRIMLICAGSLIVGSVVGALATTVVPMIIGRGLQGIGMGMIPLGISAMRDLIPAEKLGGAIALMSASMGIGGALGLPIAAAVAENANWRALFWGATALAVVVAALIFFFIPATPVTSSGGFDAVGAVGLGIGLVSLLLGVSKGADWGWSSATTLGLLIGAAVVLVAWGAYELRSAAPLVDLRVTARPVVLLTNLASLVIGFAMYAQSLIIPQLLQLPAETGYGLGQSMIEMGLWMMPGGFVMMAMSPVGAKISHARGPKITLALGGFVVAVGYVCATLLMSSTWGLLVAVCICSMGVGFAYGAMPALIMGSVPLSVTASANSVNTLMRALGTSFAAAVVGVVLAQMTTDFGGVAVPSKAGFQTGLLLGAGLALLASLIALCIPQRASLEAEDHIEHPEHAEGVQAAAVR, encoded by the coding sequence GTGCGCTCCGCCGCGCCCGTGCGCCCCGGGGCAGTGGTCGTCGTCCTCGCCATCGCGGGCATCACCGCCGCCCTCATGCAGACCCTCGTGATCCCGCTGATCCAGGACCTGCCCCGGATCCTGGACACGAGCGCGTCCAACGCCTCGTGGGTGATCACGGCGACGCTGCTCACCTCGGCGGTGGCGACGCCGATCAGTGGCCGCCTCGGTGACATGTTCGGCAAGCGCCGGATCATGCTGATCTGCGCCGGCTCGCTCATCGTCGGGTCGGTCGTCGGGGCACTGGCCACGACGGTCGTGCCGATGATCATCGGCCGCGGCCTCCAAGGCATCGGCATGGGCATGATCCCGCTCGGCATCAGCGCGATGCGCGACCTGATCCCCGCCGAGAAGCTCGGCGGGGCGATCGCCCTGATGAGCGCCTCGATGGGCATCGGCGGCGCCCTCGGCCTCCCGATCGCGGCCGCCGTCGCCGAGAACGCCAACTGGCGCGCACTGTTCTGGGGCGCCACGGCACTGGCCGTCGTGGTGGCTGCGCTCATCTTCTTCTTCATCCCGGCCACGCCCGTCACCAGCAGCGGCGGGTTCGACGCCGTGGGAGCCGTCGGGCTCGGCATCGGACTGGTCAGCCTGCTGCTCGGCGTCTCCAAGGGCGCCGACTGGGGCTGGAGCAGCGCCACCACGCTCGGGCTGCTGATCGGTGCGGCCGTCGTCCTGGTGGCCTGGGGCGCCTACGAGCTGCGCAGCGCCGCGCCGCTGGTCGACCTGCGGGTCACCGCGCGCCCCGTCGTACTGCTGACCAACCTCGCCTCGCTGGTGATCGGCTTCGCGATGTACGCGCAGTCGCTGATCATCCCGCAGCTGCTCCAGCTGCCCGCCGAGACCGGCTACGGCCTGGGCCAGTCGATGATCGAGATGGGCCTGTGGATGATGCCGGGCGGCTTCGTGATGATGGCGATGTCGCCGGTCGGCGCCAAGATCTCGCACGCGCGCGGCCCGAAGATCACCCTCGCCCTCGGCGGCTTCGTCGTCGCGGTCGGCTACGTCTGCGCGACGCTCCTGATGAGCTCCACGTGGGGCCTGCTGGTCGCGGTCTGCATCTGCTCGATGGGCGTCGGGTTCGCGTACGGCGCGATGCCGGCGCTGATCATGGGCTCGGTCCCGCTCTCGGTGACCGCCTCCGCCAACAGCGTCAACACCCTGATGCGCGCGCTCGGCACGTCGTTCGCCGCCGCCGTCGTGGGCGTGGTGCTGGCCCAGATGACCACCGACTTCGGTGGTGTCGCCGTGCCGAGCAAGGCCGGGTTCCAGACCGGGCTGCTGCTCGGCGCCGGCCTGGCGCTGCTGGCCAGCCTGATCGCGCTGTGCATCCCGCAGCGCGCCAGCCTGGAGGCCGAGGACCACATCGAGCACCCGGAGCACGCCGAGGGCGTACAAGCGGCCGCGGTCCGCTGA
- a CDS encoding glycoside hydrolase family 26 protein, producing the protein MKAAPVKTARVTTAPSGAARMRAARRLVDRVEFGAYVDGMTHAPQRLAAFESLVRAPTDIASYYWGFGDIFPGAIERSFARNGTRKVLLSWDMGPTRFSEWTNGQHDDYLDDLVAASLAYPWTVYVRPWPEMNGDWQEFQPTADGARPYGGTYAEFRAAWRYLVTYFRARGVTNLRWVFNPTVDVYVGTTPVGLIWPGAAYVDVLGIDGFNWGRDSKWGRWKSFEQTFAPMYRRLTALHPTAPVWICEVGSKEPSRSDGAPRDLRQSKARWTKDALTTRSFPRLRVVVWFHARKERDWRVNSSPGALRVLRRALR; encoded by the coding sequence GTGAAGGCAGCACCTGTGAAGACGGCACGCGTGACGACGGCGCCGTCCGGCGCCGCCCGGATGCGGGCGGCGCGGCGCCTGGTCGACCGGGTCGAGTTCGGCGCCTACGTCGACGGGATGACCCACGCCCCGCAACGGCTGGCCGCGTTCGAGTCGCTGGTCCGCGCTCCCACCGACATCGCCTCCTACTACTGGGGGTTCGGCGACATCTTCCCCGGGGCGATCGAGCGGTCCTTCGCCCGGAACGGGACGCGCAAGGTCCTGCTCTCCTGGGACATGGGTCCGACCCGGTTCTCGGAGTGGACCAACGGCCAGCACGACGACTACCTCGACGATCTCGTTGCTGCGTCGCTGGCCTACCCGTGGACGGTCTATGTGCGTCCCTGGCCGGAGATGAACGGGGACTGGCAGGAGTTCCAGCCCACCGCCGACGGCGCCCGCCCCTACGGCGGCACCTACGCCGAGTTCCGCGCGGCCTGGCGCTACCTGGTGACCTACTTCCGAGCGCGCGGCGTGACCAACCTGCGCTGGGTCTTCAACCCGACCGTCGACGTCTATGTCGGCACCACCCCGGTGGGGCTGATCTGGCCCGGCGCGGCCTACGTCGACGTGCTCGGCATCGACGGCTTCAACTGGGGTCGGGACTCCAAGTGGGGGCGCTGGAAGTCCTTCGAGCAGACCTTCGCCCCGATGTATCGCCGGCTGACCGCCCTGCACCCCACCGCGCCGGTGTGGATCTGCGAGGTCGGCTCGAAGGAGCCGTCCCGCAGCGACGGGGCGCCGCGGGACCTCCGACAGAGCAAGGCCCGCTGGACCAAGGACGCGCTCACCACCCGGAGCTTCCCGCGGCTGCGTGTCGTGGTCTGGTTCCACGCCCGCAAGGAGCGCGACTGGCGGGTCAACTCCTCGCCGGGAGCGCTGCGGGTGCTGCGTCGGGCGCTCAGGTAG
- a CDS encoding sortase produces MRRRLLLVLGALLAALLVVPAAQVGVSGLQTQRAQSDLLEELEPPATAGGSGPEASSNPAVATSVEHGRPLAVMEIPRLGDSWRWAALEGTDDDVLADGIGHYPGTPLPGVVGNVAFAGHRAGHGSPFLDFDELRPGDEVRISQGEHTWTYRLTTTPRKIDTDADWVLDPLPGHQLTLTTCWPKYGSLARLYVRGELAGVGPRTT; encoded by the coding sequence ATGCGCCGCCGCCTCCTCCTGGTCCTGGGCGCGCTGCTGGCCGCGCTCCTCGTCGTCCCGGCGGCGCAGGTGGGGGTGAGCGGCCTGCAGACGCAGCGCGCACAGTCCGATCTCCTCGAGGAGCTCGAGCCGCCGGCGACCGCCGGCGGCTCGGGCCCGGAGGCGAGCAGCAACCCGGCGGTGGCCACCAGCGTGGAGCACGGCCGCCCACTGGCGGTCATGGAGATCCCCCGACTCGGGGACTCTTGGCGGTGGGCGGCGCTCGAGGGCACCGACGACGACGTGCTCGCCGACGGGATCGGCCACTATCCCGGAACACCGCTGCCCGGCGTGGTCGGGAACGTCGCCTTCGCCGGACACCGGGCCGGCCACGGGTCGCCGTTCCTGGACTTCGATGAGCTCCGCCCCGGCGACGAGGTCCGGATCAGCCAGGGCGAGCACACCTGGACCTACCGGCTCACCACCACCCCGCGGAAGATCGACACCGACGCCGATTGGGTCCTCGACCCGCTCCCGGGCCACCAGCTCACGCTGACCACCTGCTGGCCGAAGTACGGCTCGCTGGCACGTCTGTACGTGCGCGGCGAGCTCGCCGGGGTCGGTCCGAGAACTACCTGA
- a CDS encoding glycosyltransferase encodes MTTTTTTRAEIHGATVGGRRALDSVVAVLPAHNEEAVLGAALTSLANQTEPPSRVLVVADNCTDRTAEIARSHGAEVLVTVGNVHKKAGALNQALAQLLPTLDPAHLVLVMDADCSLDPQFLQVARAALADPRLGGVGGTFRGGPGGGLLGTFQRNEYARYERDVRRLKGRALVLTGTASVFPVPVLEEVAAARRELRLPDQSGAGAVYDVHVLTEDNELSLALLHLGYQIKAPHECTLETEVMCTWKALGDQRLRWKRGALENLLDYGWTPVTRRYWGRQLLSAIGVLASVLYLMSLAVGMFLGIELHWFWLALTGVFMLERVVTVRSRGLRQMLLGAVIVVEMVFDLFLQLAQARAFAQVALGTDRKW; translated from the coding sequence ATGACCACCACCACTACCACGCGCGCCGAGATCCACGGCGCGACCGTCGGGGGGCGCCGCGCGCTCGACTCCGTGGTCGCAGTGCTTCCCGCGCACAACGAAGAGGCGGTGCTGGGGGCGGCCCTGACCTCCCTGGCCAACCAGACCGAGCCGCCCAGCCGCGTGCTCGTCGTCGCTGACAACTGCACCGACCGGACCGCCGAGATCGCCCGCAGTCACGGCGCCGAGGTCCTCGTCACCGTGGGCAACGTCCACAAGAAGGCCGGCGCGCTCAACCAGGCCCTCGCCCAGCTCCTGCCGACCCTGGACCCCGCCCACCTGGTCCTGGTGATGGACGCCGACTGCAGCCTGGACCCCCAGTTCCTCCAGGTAGCGCGTGCCGCGCTGGCCGATCCTCGGCTCGGGGGCGTCGGCGGCACCTTCCGCGGTGGCCCCGGGGGTGGTCTGCTCGGCACCTTCCAGCGCAACGAGTACGCCCGCTACGAGCGCGACGTACGCCGACTGAAGGGGCGGGCGCTGGTGCTGACCGGCACCGCCTCGGTCTTCCCGGTCCCGGTGCTCGAGGAGGTCGCCGCGGCCCGCCGCGAGCTGCGCCTCCCCGACCAGTCGGGGGCAGGGGCGGTCTACGACGTGCACGTCCTCACCGAGGACAACGAGCTCTCGCTGGCCCTGTTGCACCTGGGTTATCAGATCAAGGCTCCCCACGAGTGCACGCTCGAGACCGAGGTCATGTGCACCTGGAAGGCCCTCGGTGACCAGCGGCTGCGCTGGAAACGCGGCGCCCTGGAGAACCTGCTCGACTACGGCTGGACGCCGGTGACCCGGCGCTACTGGGGCCGGCAGCTGCTGAGCGCGATCGGCGTGCTCGCCAGTGTGCTGTACCTGATGAGCCTGGCGGTCGGGATGTTCCTGGGAATCGAGCTGCACTGGTTCTGGCTGGCCCTGACCGGCGTCTTCATGCTCGAACGGGTCGTCACTGTCCGCTCCCGCGGCCTGCGGCAGATGCTGCTCGGCGCGGTGATCGTGGTCGAGATGGTCTTCGACCTGTTCCTTCAGCTCGCGCAAGCCCGCGCGTTCGCCCAGGTTGCCCTGGGCACCGACAGAAAGTGGTGA
- a CDS encoding nitroreductase family deazaflavin-dependent oxidoreductase, which translates to MALTGEYEPSPEQWVRDQVAEFEASNGQRANTLRDSDDPIVVITSVGAKSGKLRKNPVMRVERDGTYVAIASLGGAPKHPTWYYNFVAHPEVELQDGAEKHTYRARIVTGAEREDWWAYAVQTWPTYASYQEKTEREIPVFVLERV; encoded by the coding sequence ATGGCACTGACAGGCGAGTACGAACCCAGTCCCGAGCAGTGGGTCCGCGACCAGGTCGCGGAGTTCGAGGCCTCCAACGGCCAGCGAGCGAACACCCTGCGCGACAGCGACGACCCGATCGTGGTGATCACGTCGGTCGGCGCGAAGTCGGGCAAGCTGCGCAAGAACCCCGTCATGCGCGTGGAGCGCGACGGCACCTACGTGGCGATCGCCTCGCTGGGCGGCGCACCCAAGCATCCGACCTGGTACTACAACTTCGTCGCGCACCCCGAGGTCGAGCTCCAGGACGGGGCCGAGAAGCACACCTACCGCGCCCGGATCGTCACCGGCGCCGAGCGCGAGGACTGGTGGGCGTACGCCGTGCAGACCTGGCCGACGTATGCCTCCTACCAGGAGAAGACCGAGCGGGAGATCCCGGTGTTCGTGCTCGAGCGGGTCTGA